The Alphaproteobacteria bacterium genome contains a region encoding:
- a CDS encoding tripartite tricarboxylate transporter substrate binding protein: protein MRIIRFCVALSLLLCAALPAAAQEKYPNRPVKFIVSFAAGGSNDIIARVMCEWLSDHFGQQFVVENRPGGSGNIGAASTLNSPPDGYTLMFVGPNNAISASVFKKLPFDFMRDSQPIGGIMLLTNIMVVPPSLPVNTVAEFIAYAKKNAGTINMASPGAGTSPHLSGELFKLMTGIEMQHIPYRGAAPAYPDLMTGKTQVFFDNLPGSVELVKSGQLKALGVTQAKRSFVFPDLPSIGETVPGYDVSLYYGVSGPKGIPPAIVETLSNAMQIALRDPKMLHRIAEFGGTPLSLNAAEFGKLVADETERWAKVVGKIGLSIE from the coding sequence ATGCGCATCATTCGATTCTGCGTTGCCTTGAGTTTGCTTCTCTGCGCCGCGCTGCCGGCCGCCGCACAGGAGAAATACCCGAACCGTCCGGTGAAGTTCATCGTCAGCTTCGCGGCCGGAGGCTCGAACGACATCATCGCCCGCGTGATGTGCGAATGGCTCTCGGATCACTTCGGCCAGCAGTTCGTGGTCGAGAACCGGCCAGGCGGCAGCGGCAACATCGGCGCCGCCTCCACGCTCAACTCCCCGCCCGATGGCTACACGCTGATGTTCGTCGGGCCGAACAACGCGATCTCGGCCTCGGTGTTCAAGAAGCTGCCGTTCGATTTCATGCGCGACTCGCAGCCGATCGGCGGCATCATGCTGCTCACCAACATCATGGTGGTGCCGCCATCGCTCCCCGTGAACACCGTCGCGGAGTTCATCGCCTATGCGAAGAAGAACGCCGGCACCATCAACATGGCCTCGCCCGGCGCCGGCACGTCGCCGCATCTTTCGGGCGAGCTGTTCAAGCTGATGACCGGCATCGAGATGCAGCACATTCCTTATCGCGGCGCCGCGCCCGCCTATCCGGACCTGATGACCGGCAAGACGCAGGTGTTCTTCGACAACCTGCCGGGCTCGGTCGAGCTGGTGAAGAGCGGACAGCTCAAGGCGCTTGGCGTCACGCAGGCCAAGCGCTCGTTCGTGTTCCCCGACCTGCCGTCGATCGGCGAGACCGTCCCGGGCTATGATGTCAGCCTCTACTACGGCGTCTCCGGCCCGAAGGGCATTCCGCCCGCGATCGTCGAGACGCTGAGCAACGCGATGCAGATCGCGCTGCGCGATCCGAAGATGCTCCACCGCATCGCCGAGTTCGGCGGCACGCCGCTCTCGCTTAACGCCGCCGAGTTCGGCAAGCTCGTCGCGGACGAGACGGAGCGATGGGCGAAGGTGGTGGGGAAGATCGGGCTGTCGATTGAGTGA
- a CDS encoding sulfite exporter TauE/SafE family protein, with protein MFSDPAFLAAAFIAVLLVGLAKGGFSGIGMAATPLLALTMPPLQALAILLPILMMQDVISVWWYRHDWDPWNVKVMLPGAVVGTAVAWALAAVVPDDAVRLLIGAIGVLFVLNVWFGRMPPPRRPSAASGVFWGAASAFTSTIASAGMPPFAVHVLPQRMDKMRLVGTVTMFFAAVNLLRVVPYYGLGQLTRETLLISLALMPLAIVTNFLGFWLVQRIPTGPFYRITYMLMFLISAALLVQGAVGLWRGWH; from the coding sequence ATGTTCTCCGATCCCGCCTTCCTTGCCGCAGCCTTCATCGCCGTTCTGCTCGTCGGCCTCGCCAAGGGCGGGTTCTCCGGCATCGGCATGGCGGCAACGCCGCTGCTTGCGCTCACCATGCCGCCCTTGCAGGCGCTCGCGATCCTGCTGCCGATCCTGATGATGCAGGATGTGATTTCGGTCTGGTGGTACCGCCACGACTGGGATCCCTGGAACGTGAAGGTGATGCTGCCCGGCGCCGTCGTCGGAACGGCTGTCGCCTGGGCGCTCGCGGCCGTGGTGCCGGACGATGCGGTGCGACTCCTGATCGGAGCGATCGGCGTGCTGTTCGTGCTCAATGTCTGGTTCGGCCGGATGCCGCCGCCCCGCCGCCCGAGCGCGGCGAGCGGCGTGTTCTGGGGCGCCGCGTCGGCCTTTACCTCGACGATCGCGTCGGCCGGCATGCCGCCCTTCGCGGTCCACGTGCTGCCGCAGCGCATGGACAAGATGCGCCTCGTCGGCACGGTCACGATGTTCTTCGCGGCGGTGAACCTGCTCCGCGTCGTCCCCTATTATGGGCTCGGCCAGCTCACGCGCGAGACACTGCTCATTTCGCTCGCGCTGATGCCGCTCGCAATCGTGACCAATTTTCTCGGCTTCTGGCTGGTGCAGCGCATCCCAACCGGCCCGTTCTATCGCATCACCTACATGCTGATGTTTCTGATCTCGGCGGCGCTACTGGTGCAGGGCGCCGTGGGGCTCTGGCGCGGATGGCATTGA
- a CDS encoding acyl-CoA synthetase, producing MPNPYDIDLDRNPANFQPLTPLTFLERAAAVYPKHTAIIHGPLRRSYAEFYARARKLASALAKHGIKRGDTVSVLLANTPPMLEAHYGVPMTQGVLNTLNTRLDAPIIAFSLDHAETKVLITDREFSKTVREALKLAKVKPLVIDYDDPEYSGQGGDRGERLGATEYENFVAQGDENFVWKMPDDEWDAIALNYTSGTTGDPKGVVYHHRGASLLATGNVITGSMGKHAVYLWTLPMFHCNGWCFPWTISVVAGTHVCLRAVRAGAMYDAIAAHKVTHLCGAPIVMATLLNAPDPEKQPLPHVVEFFTAAAPPPEAVLAAMKEAGFNVTHLYGLTECYGPAVVNDWHHEWDALPLGEQAAKKARQGVRYGALEALDVMDPETMTPVPRDGETMGEVMMRGNVVMRGYLKNKKSTDAAFAGGWFHTGDLGVMHPDGYIQLKDRSKDIIISGGENISSIEVEDALYRHPAVQAAAVVAKPDDRWGETPCAFVELKPGASATADEIIAHCKANLAGYKVPRHVVFGEVPKTSTGKIQKFKLREMAKGA from the coding sequence ATGCCCAACCCCTACGACATCGATCTCGACCGCAACCCGGCGAACTTCCAGCCGTTGACCCCGCTCACCTTCCTGGAGCGTGCGGCCGCGGTCTACCCGAAACACACCGCGATCATCCACGGGCCGCTGCGGCGCTCCTATGCGGAGTTCTATGCGCGTGCGCGGAAACTCGCCTCGGCACTTGCGAAGCATGGCATCAAGCGCGGCGACACGGTCTCGGTCCTGCTTGCCAACACGCCGCCGATGCTGGAAGCGCACTACGGCGTCCCGATGACTCAAGGAGTGCTCAACACGCTCAACACGCGGCTCGATGCGCCGATCATCGCGTTCTCGCTCGACCATGCCGAGACCAAGGTGCTGATCACCGACCGCGAGTTCTCCAAAACCGTACGGGAGGCGCTCAAGCTCGCCAAGGTGAAGCCGCTGGTGATCGACTACGACGATCCGGAATATTCGGGCCAAGGAGGCGATAGAGGCGAGCGGCTCGGCGCAACCGAATACGAGAATTTCGTCGCGCAGGGCGATGAGAATTTCGTCTGGAAGATGCCGGACGACGAGTGGGACGCGATTGCGCTCAACTACACCTCGGGCACGACCGGCGACCCGAAGGGCGTGGTCTATCATCATCGCGGCGCAAGCCTGCTTGCGACCGGCAATGTGATCACCGGCAGCATGGGCAAGCACGCGGTCTATCTCTGGACGCTGCCGATGTTTCACTGCAACGGCTGGTGCTTTCCGTGGACGATCTCGGTCGTCGCCGGCACGCATGTCTGCCTGCGCGCGGTGCGCGCGGGAGCGATGTATGACGCGATCGCGGCCCACAAGGTGACGCACCTGTGCGGCGCGCCGATCGTCATGGCGACGCTGCTCAACGCGCCCGACCCAGAGAAGCAGCCGCTGCCGCATGTGGTGGAGTTCTTCACCGCCGCCGCGCCGCCGCCCGAGGCCGTGCTCGCCGCGATGAAAGAAGCGGGCTTCAACGTCACGCATCTCTACGGCCTGACCGAATGCTACGGTCCTGCCGTGGTAAACGACTGGCATCACGAATGGGACGCGCTGCCGCTTGGCGAACAAGCCGCCAAGAAGGCGCGCCAGGGCGTACGCTACGGCGCGCTCGAAGCGCTCGACGTGATGGACCCGGAGACGATGACGCCTGTGCCGCGCGACGGCGAGACGATGGGTGAGGTGATGATGCGCGGCAACGTGGTGATGCGCGGGTATCTGAAGAACAAGAAATCCACCGACGCGGCCTTCGCGGGCGGCTGGTTCCACACCGGCGATCTCGGCGTGATGCACCCCGACGGCTACATCCAGCTCAAGGATCGCTCCAAGGACATCATCATATCGGGCGGCGAGAACATTTCCTCGATCGAGGTGGAGGATGCGCTCTACCGGCATCCGGCCGTGCAGGCCGCCGCCGTGGTGGCGAAGCCGGACGACAGATGGGGCGAGACGCCGTGCGCCTTCGTGGAATTGAAGCCCGGTGCGAGCGCGACGGCCGACGAGATCATCGCGCATTGCAAGGCGAATCTTGCGGGCTACAAGGTGCCCCGCCATGTCGTGTTCGGCGAAGTGCCGAAGACCTCAACGGGGAAGATCCAGAAATTCAAATTGAGAGAGATGGCGAAGGGAGCATGA
- a CDS encoding antitoxin Xre/MbcA/ParS toxin-binding domain-containing protein — MARAAARKSNSASKSIGFAEEAQPFLHDDIVRGVPARRVQELINRGVLPAKAVYRVVPERTFKRRLANRETLKPSEADAVARLLRVTETAIRAFGDIDFARKYLSLPVPALGDKIPLELAETDAGAREVEAALMRFAHGIYI, encoded by the coding sequence ATGGCCCGCGCCGCCGCCCGAAAGTCGAACTCCGCTTCAAAGAGCATCGGTTTCGCCGAGGAGGCGCAGCCCTTTCTGCATGACGACATCGTCCGCGGCGTTCCGGCGAGGCGCGTGCAGGAGTTGATCAATCGGGGTGTGTTGCCGGCCAAGGCTGTCTACCGTGTGGTGCCAGAACGCACGTTCAAGCGCCGGCTTGCTAACCGGGAAACCTTAAAGCCGTCCGAAGCCGACGCAGTGGCGCGGCTGTTGCGGGTTACCGAGACAGCCATCAGGGCCTTCGGCGATATAGATTTTGCGCGCAAGTATCTCAGCCTTCCCGTTCCTGCCCTCGGAGATAAAATACCCCTCGAGCTTGCCGAGACCGATGCGGGCGCGCGTGAAGTCGAGGCTGCGCTGATGCGCTTCGCGCACGGCATTTATATCTGA
- a CDS encoding RES family NAD+ phosphorylase produces MPLVWRLARPEFAEHLDGEGSRIEGGRWNPIGLPALYTSELLSLSVLEVHVHLPPQMRDALPVLRAVQISIPDMIGITRVSVERLAELLAADDPLAVCQAVGEAWISRGRDLVFQVPSVLVPEETNLILNPAHPRMREVKIVSSRPFHFDRVLLCGRPEPHHSPFFSHCSCGIGSPTW; encoded by the coding sequence ATGCCTTTGGTTTGGCGGCTGGCGCGTCCAGAGTTTGCCGAGCACCTTGATGGCGAAGGCAGTAGGATTGAAGGCGGGCGCTGGAATCCAATCGGTCTGCCAGCTCTCTACACGTCGGAACTCCTGTCGCTGAGCGTGCTGGAAGTACACGTGCACCTGCCACCCCAGATGCGCGATGCGTTGCCAGTACTCAGGGCGGTTCAAATCTCGATTCCCGATATGATCGGAATCACGCGCGTGTCAGTGGAACGATTGGCCGAGCTGCTGGCAGCAGACGATCCGCTCGCTGTGTGTCAAGCTGTCGGAGAAGCTTGGATCAGCCGCGGCCGCGATCTCGTGTTTCAAGTACCATCGGTTCTCGTGCCTGAAGAAACCAATCTGATACTCAACCCCGCACATCCACGCATGCGTGAGGTCAAGATCGTCTCGTCACGCCCGTTCCATTTCGACCGCGTCTTGTTGTGCGGAAGGCCTGAGCCTCACCACAGCCCGTTCTTCTCCCATTGCTCCTGCGGGATCGGCTCGCCGACCTGGTAG
- a CDS encoding DUF930 domain-containing protein yields MLRAVFALALLAPGVTVASAIDAKVERMLQQLDPDARFEQVCDLEAMQRIGRDKTYRPERTIVSALANPKVADTTMSGKGGAFKSKGQWYQFSFTCKTSPDHMQVLSFSYQVGEPIPQEQWEKNGLW; encoded by the coding sequence TTGCTTCGTGCCGTATTCGCATTGGCGCTTCTCGCGCCCGGGGTCACCGTTGCGTCTGCGATCGATGCGAAGGTCGAGCGCATGCTCCAGCAGCTCGATCCCGACGCACGCTTCGAGCAGGTCTGCGATCTCGAGGCGATGCAGCGCATCGGTAGGGACAAGACCTACCGGCCGGAGCGCACCATCGTCAGCGCGCTCGCCAATCCGAAGGTGGCGGACACCACCATGAGCGGGAAGGGCGGCGCGTTCAAAAGCAAGGGCCAGTGGTACCAGTTCTCGTTCACCTGCAAGACCTCGCCCGATCACATGCAGGTGCTCTCGTTCAGCTACCAGGTCGGCGAGCCGATCCCGCAGGAGCAATGGGAGAAGAACGGGCTGTGGTGA
- a CDS encoding heme-binding protein — translation MVSLGLRPASQPFVRLSGPAHQVADSLGPLANLVGTWMGSKGWEIIAVPAPLGNPPTGETFRLIIRPYIEIITFVPIGAPVPNRGYPDDLFITGVQYDMRICDAETNQPLHLETGMWLYLPGQAQTIARSATVPHGDSLLALGNATTLSGAPAIPKTTAIPVIKGFKPGYTDNYLRLPSTIPFVASDVSKVLQDAIAQQTISQTDQLDISTANGGGVLNIPFVTAQANTNAFTCTYWIETIKTASGDVQQLQYLQQANLNFIKQFDNSGDLIMWPHINMNTLSKQ, via the coding sequence ATGGTCAGCCTCGGACTTCGGCCCGCTTCGCAGCCCTTCGTGCGTCTCAGCGGGCCCGCGCATCAGGTGGCCGACTCGCTCGGTCCGCTCGCCAACCTGGTCGGCACCTGGATGGGCAGCAAGGGGTGGGAAATCATCGCGGTGCCGGCCCCCTTGGGCAATCCGCCAACCGGGGAAACCTTCCGTTTGATCATCCGGCCCTACATCGAGATCATCACATTCGTGCCGATCGGCGCGCCGGTGCCGAACCGCGGCTACCCCGACGACCTGTTCATTACCGGCGTGCAGTACGACATGCGCATCTGCGATGCCGAGACCAATCAGCCGCTGCATCTGGAAACCGGCATGTGGCTCTACCTGCCCGGACAGGCACAGACAATCGCGCGCTCCGCGACGGTGCCCCATGGCGACAGCCTGCTGGCACTCGGGAATGCCACGACGCTGAGCGGGGCGCCGGCGATCCCCAAGACCACTGCCATCCCGGTGATCAAGGGCTTCAAACCGGGGTACACCGACAATTACCTGCGGCTGCCCTCCACTATTCCATTCGTGGCGAGCGACGTGAGCAAGGTCCTACAAGATGCGATTGCCCAGCAGACAATCAGCCAGACCGACCAGCTCGACATCTCGACCGCGAACGGCGGCGGCGTCCTGAATATTCCGTTCGTCACGGCTCAGGCCAATACCAACGCGTTCACCTGTACTTACTGGATCGAGACGATCAAGACCGCGAGCGGCGACGTCCAGCAGCTGCAGTATCTGCAGCAGGCGAACCTTAATTTCATCAAACAGTTCGATAATTCGGGCGACCTGATCATGTGGCCGCACATCAATATGAATACGCTGTCGAAGCAGTAG
- a CDS encoding choline dehydrogenase: protein METFDFIIVGAGSAGCVLANRLTASGKHRVLLLEAGGEDNNIWIHVPLGYGKHFSNPHVNWLYETEPEAECHGRKIIAPRGKVMGGSSSINGLMYVRGQAQDYDRWRQLGNVGWSHADVLPYFRKSEHQERGADEWHGEDGPLCVSDLGDLPIADAFVEAAEQCGYPRNPDFNGAVQEGFGYYQFTTRNGRRCSTAVGYLKPARRRGNLSVTSHALATRILLEGKRAVGIEYLQGGAKREARAGEVILAGGAFNSPQLMQLSGLGPAALLREHGVAVVADMPGVGNDLQDHYHARLVFRAKQPVSANDFFSNKLRGFLAGANYLLRRRGLLAMGAGYVGGFLRTNEAVETPDVQTHIMLFSADAIGGPLHSFSGVTCPVIVLRPESRGTVRIKSADARQAPAIRPNYLSAAKDRDTTIAGIRALRRIMAAPPMAPFIESEHEPGPACASDGDLLDYVRRRGSTVYHPTSTCRMGSDPTAVVDARLKVYGVERLRVVDASIMPALVSGNTNAPTIMIAEKGAEMILEDARSR from the coding sequence ATGGAAACCTTCGACTTCATCATCGTCGGCGCCGGCAGCGCGGGTTGCGTGCTCGCGAACCGGCTCACGGCGAGCGGCAAGCATCGCGTGCTGCTGCTCGAAGCCGGCGGCGAGGACAACAACATCTGGATCCATGTGCCGCTCGGTTACGGCAAGCACTTCTCCAACCCGCACGTGAACTGGCTCTACGAAACCGAGCCGGAAGCCGAATGCCACGGCCGCAAGATCATTGCGCCGCGTGGAAAAGTGATGGGCGGCTCGTCCTCGATCAACGGGCTGATGTATGTGCGCGGGCAGGCGCAGGACTACGACCGCTGGCGCCAACTCGGCAATGTCGGCTGGAGCCATGCCGACGTGCTGCCGTATTTCCGCAAGTCGGAGCACCAGGAGCGCGGCGCCGATGAATGGCACGGGGAGGACGGGCCGCTCTGCGTGTCCGATCTCGGCGATTTGCCGATCGCGGATGCGTTCGTCGAAGCCGCCGAGCAGTGCGGCTATCCCCGCAACCCGGATTTCAACGGCGCGGTTCAGGAAGGCTTCGGCTACTACCAGTTCACGACCCGCAACGGGCGGCGTTGCTCGACCGCGGTGGGCTATCTGAAACCGGCGCGCAGGCGCGGTAACCTTTCAGTCACGTCACATGCGCTCGCGACGCGCATCCTGCTTGAAGGCAAGCGCGCAGTCGGCATCGAGTATCTACAAGGCGGCGCGAAACGCGAGGCCCGTGCGGGTGAAGTAATCCTCGCCGGCGGCGCATTCAATTCGCCGCAGCTGATGCAGCTCTCAGGCCTCGGCCCCGCCGCGCTGCTGCGCGAGCACGGCGTCGCGGTGGTCGCCGACATGCCGGGCGTCGGTAATGATTTGCAGGATCACTATCACGCGCGGCTGGTGTTTCGCGCCAAGCAGCCGGTCTCGGCGAACGACTTCTTTTCCAACAAGCTGCGCGGCTTCCTCGCCGGTGCCAACTATCTGTTGCGCCGGCGCGGTCTGCTGGCGATGGGCGCGGGCTACGTGGGCGGTTTTCTGCGCACCAACGAGGCGGTCGAGACGCCGGATGTGCAGACCCACATCATGCTGTTCTCCGCCGACGCGATCGGCGGGCCGTTGCATTCCTTCTCGGGTGTCACCTGCCCGGTGATCGTATTGCGCCCGGAAAGCCGCGGCACCGTGCGCATCAAGTCGGCCGATGCGCGGCAAGCGCCCGCGATCCGGCCGAACTATCTCTCGGCCGCGAAAGACCGCGACACCACGATCGCCGGCATTCGCGCGCTCCGCCGCATCATGGCGGCGCCGCCGATGGCGCCGTTCATCGAGTCGGAGCACGAGCCCGGCCCGGCCTGCGCCAGCGACGGCGATCTCCTCGACTACGTGCGCCGCCGCGGCTCGACCGTCTATCACCCGACCTCGACCTGCCGCATGGGGAGCGATCCGACCGCCGTCGTCGACGCGCGGCTCAAGGTGTACGGCGTCGAGCGGCTGCGCGTGGTCGATGCCTCCATCATGCCGGCGCTCGTCTCCGGCAACACCAATGCGCCGACCATCATGATCGCCGAGAAGGGGGCGGAGATGATCCTTGAGGACGCGCGTTCGCGCTGA